From the Leucobacter tenebrionis genome, one window contains:
- a CDS encoding Gfo/Idh/MocA family protein yields MSEQLRIGLLGASRIAELAVTEASRETGDVRAAVAARDPERARAYAAEHGYEGIREGYEELIADDSLDLIYIGLPNGLHATWTIEALRAGRNVLVEKPFASNLAEFNIVAAELERSPGWAWEAFHYADHPLMSRLIEVVRSGEIGEVRELRVNMLMPPPPASDPRWNFDLAGGTMMDLGCYAINGLLLLGASLGLPLELRSAESTPYGPDPRLDATVHAEFVLGDAPATMRTSMESLEWDFSFEVRGTSGSVRAPNFVKPQEDDRLLVRVGDVERIERLGIVSSYTYQLQRIRQAIRSGEHSVDALGRSRRTAELIDAVYAMSGLPLRPGRLS; encoded by the coding sequence ATGAGCGAGCAGTTGCGGATCGGCCTGCTGGGGGCCTCGCGCATCGCGGAACTCGCGGTGACCGAGGCGAGTCGGGAGACCGGAGACGTGCGTGCCGCTGTGGCGGCTCGGGATCCAGAGCGTGCGCGGGCCTACGCGGCGGAGCACGGCTACGAGGGCATCCGGGAGGGCTACGAAGAGCTCATCGCCGACGACTCGCTCGACCTGATCTACATCGGCCTGCCGAACGGTCTGCATGCGACGTGGACGATCGAGGCGTTGCGGGCGGGCCGCAACGTGCTCGTCGAGAAACCCTTCGCTTCCAACCTCGCCGAATTCAATATCGTCGCGGCGGAGCTCGAGCGCTCTCCGGGATGGGCGTGGGAGGCCTTCCACTACGCCGACCACCCGCTCATGTCGCGCCTCATCGAAGTCGTGCGGAGCGGGGAGATCGGCGAGGTGCGCGAGCTCCGCGTCAATATGTTGATGCCGCCACCACCCGCCTCCGATCCGCGCTGGAACTTCGACCTCGCCGGCGGCACGATGATGGATCTCGGCTGCTACGCGATCAACGGACTGCTCCTCCTCGGCGCCTCCCTCGGGCTCCCGCTCGAACTGCGGTCCGCCGAGTCGACCCCGTACGGACCCGATCCTCGCCTGGATGCCACGGTGCATGCGGAATTCGTGCTCGGCGATGCTCCGGCGACGATGCGTACCAGCATGGAAAGCCTCGAGTGGGACTTCAGCTTCGAGGTCAGAGGCACCAGTGGCTCGGTGCGCGCTCCGAACTTCGTCAAGCCGCAGGAGGACGACCGGCTCCTGGTGCGGGTCGGAGACGTCGAACGGATCGAGCGTCTCGGCATCGTCTCCTCGTATACCTACCAGCTGCAGCGCATTCGCCAGGCGATCCGCTCGGGTGAGCATTCAGTGGATGCGCTGGGGCGTTCTCGACGCACCGCGGAGCTCATCGACGCAGTGTATGCCATGAGCGGCCTGCCGTTGAGGCCCGGCCGACTGAGCTGA
- a CDS encoding sugar phosphate isomerase/epimerase family protein gives MNARIASAPISWGVIEVPDWGVQLDRERVLSEMVSLGISATEFGPEGFLPDAPAERAAVLAEAGLQAVGGFFPVVLHKTAEPGAPGDPLPIIERELEAYVAAGAGTMVLSAVTGEDGYDGVAELTEPEWAALFANLDRALDAAAAVGVVATLHPHLGTVVESPEAVARVIAGSRIGLCLDTGHYTLGGGDPVDFVERYSDRIVHAHLKDVSLEVAARVRAGDVGYREGVRQGMYQALGSGDARIGEIVSALRRSGYDGWYVLEQDTVVENEEDAARALENARRSVAFIRSAVEAEPESAAVPA, from the coding sequence ATGAACGCACGCATCGCATCGGCCCCCATTAGCTGGGGAGTCATCGAGGTCCCGGATTGGGGGGTGCAGCTCGATCGCGAGCGAGTCCTCTCTGAGATGGTGTCGCTCGGTATCTCGGCCACCGAGTTCGGCCCGGAGGGTTTCCTGCCGGATGCTCCCGCGGAGCGAGCCGCGGTGCTCGCGGAGGCCGGCCTGCAAGCCGTCGGCGGTTTCTTTCCGGTCGTGCTGCACAAGACGGCGGAGCCGGGCGCGCCCGGCGATCCGCTGCCGATCATCGAGCGGGAGCTCGAGGCGTACGTCGCCGCCGGCGCGGGCACGATGGTGCTGTCGGCGGTAACCGGCGAAGACGGCTATGACGGAGTCGCCGAACTCACCGAGCCCGAGTGGGCCGCTCTGTTCGCGAACCTCGACCGCGCGCTCGACGCCGCTGCCGCAGTCGGGGTCGTCGCCACGCTGCACCCTCACCTCGGCACCGTCGTCGAGTCGCCCGAGGCCGTCGCCCGGGTCATCGCGGGATCGCGGATCGGCCTCTGCCTCGACACCGGCCACTACACGCTCGGCGGTGGCGATCCCGTCGATTTCGTCGAGCGATACTCCGATCGGATCGTGCACGCCCACCTCAAGGATGTGAGCCTCGAAGTCGCCGCGCGCGTACGTGCGGGCGACGTCGGCTACAGGGAGGGGGTGCGTCAGGGCATGTACCAGGCGCTCGGCTCCGGCGACGCCCGCATCGGCGAGATCGTGTCGGCGCTGCGCCGCTCCGGGTACGACGGGTGGTATGTGCTGGAGCAGGACACCGTCGTGGAGAACGAGGAGGACGCCGCGCGGGCGCTTGAGAACGCCCGGCGCAGTGTCGCCTTCATCCGCTCCGCCGTCGAGGCCGAGCCCGAGTCCGCGGCGGTGCCCGCATGA